The proteins below are encoded in one region of Oncorhynchus tshawytscha isolate Ot180627B linkage group LG04, Otsh_v2.0, whole genome shotgun sequence:
- the LOC112249735 gene encoding uncharacterized protein LOC112249735, translating to MVKVPKAGRGVPLSNSGASTVLRGSYFCLDRSQFDHLLQMVGARITRMDNNYRESISPVERLAICLRFLATGDSYRTIGFTFRVGRYTVAGIVPSVAHAIWDCLVGENMPVPKEEDWRAIAAEFLERWNFPNCLCSIDGKHVVIQAPPCSGSQFYNYKDTYSVVLLAIVDAIYCFRVFDVGAYGKGSDGVTLRDCLWPGTSGWHPGYSTTCITPWG from the exons ATGGTTAAAGTCCCGAAAGCAGGCAGGGGAGTTCCACTGTCTAATTCAGGAGCTTCGACTGTTTTGAGAGGAAGTTACTTTTGTCTGGACCGAAGCCAGTTCGATCACCTGCTTCAGATGGTTGGAGCCAGGATCACCCGGATGGATAACAACTACCGGGAGTCCATCAGCCCAGTTGAACGCCTGGCGATTTGTCTCCG attcttggcGACAGGGGACTCCTACAGGACCATAGGATTCACCTTCCGAGTTGGACGGTACACGGTGGCAGGCATTGTCCCCTCTGTGGCACACGCCATTTGGGACTGTCTGGTTGGTGAAAACATGCCTGTCCCCAAGGAGGAAGACTGGAGGGCCATCGCTGCCGAGTTCCTGGAGAGGTGGAATTTCCCCAATTGTCTTTGCTCCATTGACGGGAAACATGTAGTAATCCAGGCTCCACCGTGCTCAGGTTCGCAATTCTACAACTACAAGGATACATATTCAGTTGTACTCTTGGCTATAGTAGATGCCATCTACTGTTTCCGTGTTTTCGATGTTGGTGCTTACGGCAAGGGAAGTGATGGCGTGACCCTCCGAGACTGCCTTTGGCCAGGCACTTCAGGATGGCACCCTGGATATTCCACCACCTGCATCACTCCCTGGGGCTGA
- the LOC112248978 gene encoding uncharacterized protein LOC112248978, with protein sequence MDVDIKPEEDEVEISPAVILSDTFDASYSYAENGYDIAKQRLICNLLEDTKSSDGEIKMNSTKVGTPLQTAVNVGGKGVVRVHTEQDRPSTPVGNLIKEESCFYMSPSDIQIGKVCTLSRSVLVSNIKQANVMPFAEEVVKNCYPLCKEIGVEFDVRSKPASKTKLDSQLLTNGVMYEVHKFAKNTKRSYMYTVYNILKYNFDVRFQNQKRCQNAIHIASKLKRMAKRKHVADKDFSKEVFIIPLVTRQYKKKEANPPARLSKRQLDLKGIQEADDTEEKMNSQKMVNKTGLKYLIADARTAWSLHAEEIISIETDETVKLGQDNGPTDFCLKESDVHSGVTEQTPYPENYQVDICRKMINEIVTSGEMQQMRWIFVTFSKCFGAGTGSEKKFEQILAEYRSDILPLMVEKHCGFSSTEKTMMCLVSQLFCGLHLIDGFAHQAKTTLLLWENMILGDKEIEVHSSPNIRTTELESGTVHLVSSVSIAVQELGWAEDGQLVPFETFLTSKKEFDEVPLSLSIGHRIDGLFHNSAGVYSIHDDLVEFTSTYGAESSLLAAVVADLEVQQFKAGCRALGLVSKLIIDPLWRALTLKGNVLEMEERYQTLVTKLKEWQDDGRGLVKGNACLFDDIEVPKNLVFDRLTMWTDTDSFELTVQIVELILASFLKVCSMMRPVDPELPSKTNDRFRKDLAILHQLQKAKSNAVSIAIEGMEMCKKNHTWEWLSFLDEPKIVSMRRTFQTV encoded by the coding sequence ATGGATGTAGATATAAAGCcagaggaggatgaggtggagaTATCCCCAGCTGTCATTTTGTCTGACACTTTTGATGCAAGTTATTCATATGCCGAAAATGGATATGACATAGCAAAACAACGGCTTATTTGTAATCTGTTAGAAGATACAAAATCAAGTGATGGGGAGATTAAAATGAATTCAACAAAAGTTGGTACTCCACTTCAAACAGCAGTAAATGTGGGTGGTAAAGGTGTTGTTCGTGTTCACACAGAACAGGATAGACCAAGCACCCCTGTAGGGAATTTAATCAAAGAGGAGTCATGTTTTTACATGTCACCCAGTGATATTCAGATTGGAAAAGTATGTACCTTGTCTCGGTCTGTCCTGGTCAGCAACATTAAACAGGCAAATGTGATGCCCTTTGCAGAGGAAGTGGTGAAAAACTGCTACCCCTTGTGCAAAGAAATAGGTGTGGAATTTGATGTGAGATCCAAACCGGCATCCAAAACAAAACTTGACTCACAGTTACTGACTAATGGCGTAATGTATGAGGTTCATAAGTTTGCAAAAAATACAAAAAGGAGTTATATGTATACCGTCTATAATATTCTGAAATATAATTTTGATGTACGTTTTCAAAATCAGAAACGCTGTCAAAATGCCATACATATTGCATCTAAACTCAAACGAATGGCCAAACGGAAACATGTCGCAGATAAAGACTTTTCAAAAGAAGTGTTTATAATACCGCTTGTGACTAGACAATACAAGAAAAAAGAGGCTAATCCACCTGCAAGATTGTCAAAAAGACAATTGGATTTGAAAGGGATACAAGAGGCAGACGATACAGAGGAGAAGATGAACTCCCAGAAGATGGTTAACAAGACCGGTTTGAAATATCTGATCGCTGATGCAAGGACTGCATGGTCTCTGCATGCTGAAGAGATCATCTCTATCGAAACAGATGAAACTGTCAAGCTTGGCCAAGATAATGGACCCACTGACTTCTGCTTAAAGGAGTCTGACGTTCACTCTGGGGTCACAGAGCAAACCCCATACCCAGAGAACTACCAAGTTGACATTTGCAGGAAAATGATCAATGAAATTGTTACGAGTGGTGAAATGCAACAGATGAGATGGATTTTTGTAACCTTTTCAAAGTGTTTTGGTGCTGGGACTGGTTCCGAAAAGAAATTTGAACAAATCCTCGCTGAATACAGATCAGACATCCTACCACTGATGGTTGAGAAACATTGTGGCTTTAGTTCCACTGAAAAGACAATGATGTGCCTTGTAAGTCAGCTCTTTTGTGGCTTACATTTGATTGATGGCTTTGCTCACCAGGCAAAAACAACTCTTCTACTTTGGGAAAATATGATTTTAGGAGATAAAGAAATAGAAGTCCATAGCTCCCCTAACATTAGGACAACGGAGTTGGAGTCTGGAACAGTGCATTTGGTGAGTTCTGTGAGTATTGCTGTGCAAGAGCTTGGATGGGCAGAGGACGGTCAGCTTGTTCCGTTCGAAACCTTTTTGACCAGCAAAAAAGAATTTGATGAAGTTCCTTTGTCTCTATCCATTGGACATAGAATTGATGGTCTGTTTCATAATTCTGCTGGGGTGTATAGCATCCATGATGATTTGGTTGAGTTTACCAGTACGTATGGAGCTGAGAGTAGTTTGCTTGCGGCTGTTGTTGCTGATTTGGAGGTTCAACAGTTCAAGGCCGGATGCAGAGCTCTGGGTCTGGTTTCCAAGCTTATCATTGAtcctctctggagagccttaacTTTGAAGGGAAACGTGTTGGAGATGGAAGAAAGATACCAAACCCTTGTTACCAAACTCAAGGAATGGCAGGATGATGGGAGAGGCCTTGTTAAAGGAAATGCATGCTTGTTTGATGACATTGAGGTACCCAAGAACCTTGTGTTTGATAGGCTTACCATGTGGACCGACACAGACTCTTTTGAGTTGACTGTTCAGATTGTTGAGTTGATCCTAGCCAGTTTTCTGAAGGTATGTTCTATGATGCGTCCAGTCGATCCAGAGCTCCCGTCAAAGACAAATGATCGATTCAGAAAGGATTTGGCAATATTACATCAATTGCAAAAAGCTAAGTCAAATGCAGTCAGTATTGCCATTGAAGGCATGGAAATGTGCAAGAAGAATCACACTTGGGAATGGCTGTCCTTTTTGGATGAACCAAAAATAGTGTCAATGAGGAGAACATTCCAGACAGTGTAG